A genomic window from Brevibacillus agri includes:
- a CDS encoding 3D domain-containing protein: MNGKQFVSILALFILVLTAFASDGYGYNVVGDHNLQSTFGIKEIKEGQRVVKKRTVSASSLTQVIDKADVVLDQYPKVRVVATGYYAGFESTGKKPSDPSYGITYSGVKVRRDDYSTIAADLRIFPLGTILYIPGYGYGVVADKGGAIRGHKIDLYFETKQDVFNQWGKKSVDVYIVRRGEGKLTEAFLNNLNQKGIAAMAEVAN, encoded by the coding sequence CTGGTCTTGACGGCGTTTGCAAGCGATGGATACGGCTACAACGTGGTAGGAGACCACAATCTCCAATCCACCTTCGGAATCAAGGAAATCAAAGAGGGGCAACGGGTCGTCAAAAAACGGACAGTATCGGCCAGTTCACTCACTCAAGTCATTGATAAAGCGGATGTAGTTCTCGATCAATACCCAAAAGTTCGCGTCGTCGCGACCGGCTACTACGCCGGGTTCGAGTCGACCGGAAAAAAACCTTCCGACCCGTCCTACGGGATTACGTACTCGGGCGTGAAGGTTCGCCGGGACGACTATTCGACGATTGCCGCCGACTTGCGCATTTTCCCGCTGGGAACGATCCTGTACATACCAGGCTACGGATACGGGGTTGTGGCGGACAAGGGCGGAGCGATTCGCGGACACAAGATCGACCTGTACTTCGAGACGAAGCAAGACGTATTCAACCAATGGGGCAAAAAATCAGTCGATGTATATATCGTCAGACGCGGGGAAGGAAAGCTGACCGAGGCTTTTCTCAACAACCTGAACCAAAAGGGCATCGCCGCGATGGCGGAAGTAGCCAACTAG